The stretch of DNA acacaagtgaaAGCTCACAttcagagaagcacacatacacaaaagcaaacacacacatgcacacacacacatttacatacataaaagttgcagtaggggatggagtaggagatggaaacaaattgacaagtgtgatttatttttgcggagagatcgtgcaggactgagtggtggtcatattgtgtaccgcgatgcggtacatctagttaaagTTATTATTTGGCATTTGGGTATATTAGATATATCTGAAGTCAATCAACATGCATACTTTTCAGTATTATCATGTTTTGCAGTTGTTATACGTTACTTAATGAGTATTTGGGAGCACTTTTCCACTCCATCAGCTTACATGTCAACACCGTCAGACAAAATATCTGACAGAGTTGACGCCTGATGGAGTTGACaaaacaacatgttttttttaacttactCATGTGTAGTAGATGGTAGCCGTTTTGATTTTCCTCAGTTGCTAGCTGCCACTAAACTAAACCAAAATACCAACATTTATTTCAAACTTCTTGATTGAATTCATCCCTACTTTGAAGATAGTGTTGACACAAAAAAGCTGTGACCACAAGGTTTTCAACTTGTTTGCTgaatatttaatttttttaaaaaaactagcGAGACCATGTGTTGGACTGCTGCATCTATCAACAGAAATAAGTCTAAGGGGGTCCTCAGGGTTAAAGCTGACCAAAATATGCCTGatttattttgaatttgaaaaatatCTGACGGAGTTGACAGAAATTGAGGACAGATTTTGAAAGGCTGTTGTTAATGTATAAAATAATGTAATGTTCACTTCAAGTATTTTGTGATATTTTACTAAGTCATCCAATTAACCTCATAGTCATAATTGTGCATTCTGGGCATTTTAAACACTTTATTTTTGTAGTTTGATTCTGTCACCTTTACGAAGGACGAGTTCATTTGCATGGGCTTTCATAGTACAGTGCCTGTATTTTATAAATTTACTATGAAATAacataaatatatacaaaaCTAAGGGTCTAAACATACACAAATCTTTCATATCCATCTTTTAAAGcctttttaaattaaattatttattgCTTTTTAAGGAAAATTGCAACATTTTGATGGGGGACGTCTTTTGTCCCTtatctcaagaatcagtgatatacactgtatactgtataacatatatgacacacacacacacacaagtttaatACACcaaattattaatattattggtTTTGCTTGAACCGTAAAGTTGCTGTCCATACCTTACATCCATCCACACCTCCATACGTGGTGCCGGCACAAAACATATCTGCAGACACTTTGTACTTCAGCCATGTACGCATGTTACATAATGAATTTGAAAATATTGCCACGGGGTTCTCTTTCAAAACTCCATAGTCATCTATTTGGGGGAAAGGCTGTTTTGAATAGTCATACACAATCATATTTGCTGTATAACCAGGTCAAAACAGTCAAAAAAGATGTCACAAGCAAAATTAGCAATGCTTAATCATATTACCATAGCCAGCGATGTGGCACGTTCCATACTTATACTTCTCCACATTCATTCTGTCAGGTATACAGACACGATCAACGGTCCCATTGAATATCAGTGGCGTAGTCAACTTCACCAGTGCAATGTCATTGCTTGATGACTCAGGGTGGTAATCTttgtttaaaacaaaatcgtCAACTGCCGATGTCTGTACGTAGGGGTCATGATCATTCAATTGAGAAGACCCAGTTACGACCCTCCAGTTACTCACATTTCTGCAAAAGAAATGCATCACCTGCTTACACTGAATGAATGACATAATTATGGAAATTTCACAACCTCCATACCACACCTTGACCCTGAAATAATCTATTTAGGGGTGACTTTGGTCACTACTTTTGCCagacttttctctttttttgtgtagGTACTGGTAGAATCAGCACTTTTTTTTCCAGGATGAAGAATAGACTGATTGCATATAAAAACACTCATCAGTTAGGCTATCCTTCCTGTTTGTTCGTGCTTGTCAGTCGGCTTATCACGACTTCATTACAAGATGGCGGCCAGctgagagattctatgaaggtactgcttgtataaacagtctttttaaataaacttcctgtgcacttccaaagttctcagtatctcgttttaaatgtcaggaccctcagaagtctaccaatgcagtgtggagttacttggaacctttttaatggtttaaaaatagcgatttagctgcataggctacgttatGCCCAACAGGCAGCTGCAAGCCTACTGCAAGTTCGGCTGAAAACGGTGTAATTCGGAATGCtagggggtgagcgaaggtgccTATTGGACACATGTAAGTACTCGGCAACATCTTTCAGTACAGCTAAGGTCAATTTCACtccagaattctcctttaactgatctcaggtgctaagtgagtatATGAGGCCACATGGGCGCAGTTATGTATAAATGGGTTTGAGACAGCAATTCATGAGatcaaatgtagcctaccttgGAAATGTTTAATAGCAAAGACGATATTTCTGGTTTTCCCTATGgcctccgcggtaaacgtcacaatgCTTCCACATGTGGGTAATTGCCTTTGCTGaggtctgcaccgatgcagactcacggaaagagctcagtaagtgtgtactcaaaccatCACACCCTCTGAAACGTGACAGTGGGACAACCCTAAGCCCTTACTAATTTTGCAGTAGTAATATcatcaaccattggctggtaaatgTGTCAGgcggggtgaagaataggaagccaaagtcaaagttggcccacgtaaatactatagAGACTTTGcatactgtactcgttattatcctagcaatatagtttatacagttacagctttgcagaagtgctcgagcgtcaagaccgtttgatgcaacatgagtttaacaatatcatgctcgtaagtttgcaacgacgaagacgtgcagcaaaacagctgagaaggagagctctcatgtgtgtccaacatgctaacagcaaacctacggaagacggaacaggtaggagatgcaaaatcaaattattgttgccaaaaaagcgttagcctactgctgcttacagctgttgtgcgtcacagagctatcctacatttcccataatgcgcgaaatctacgggagctcgtcaaatccaaaaaaggtaccAGGGTttgataggaaccgctccgagaccacctcctcagctgggtctcggtccgcttgtttggtccgcaccagagttcgagtgattgtattccagtcaaaaaggtccgaaccaagcaagaaacgaacttgaggtcgttttaatcgaactaaacaaggcaggtgtggaTACGCCTTCAGTTTCATTTTTGAGAGAGGATATTGCTGCGCAGAGTCAAacatcattaagggcggagcaagataccaagcatgcatttgaaaatctcactgcacacaattgataacactacaaccaatgtttactgtGACTGATTCCATACTTCGATGTAATTGGATAATGACCTATGCACTATGACCAATGTTCACCAACTTTGAACGATGCAGcgttgtcgtcatcagtttagctcaccTTTgtcccgcctatatcagatacaccgatttgattggttacccCTGATGGTGATGGTTCTCATGAGAACTCTGACTGGGATTGGGCCTGTGTCTGGATGCAGATTGGTTGGCCATGGCCGTGCTCGGCAGGAGAGAGGCTCATCTCTGCTGAATATTTTAAATTGAATAGATCTACTTGACTGGACTCCACAAAATGTTTcggagtgtctatttgcacccctggtacaaatagccttggccacacagctgagctatttacaccctgtgacattgacataacaacaaaaacattttgctcGCATAAATTGGCAGGAGatgagatggcctacctaagtcctaaatctaaccatttaggattattaaaacaatattttagatggcactgattcttgagaatttgccaaaaacatgtctcactaagaaaagtgctgattctgttggaaattaataccatttccatgaacaaaaagaatcaaggttataatcagggggtcctttgcacaaatgtgaggttcttttaaaggtttattttatttttgtattaatttaatgattatatgctggcccataccctacaaaatcagttgtcctcgaataggaggtaatcattttgacttgattaaaaacactaaaagcaatcatttaatttaatgatatctttaccacatgaaagagtacattgtattatgtattagaaactccaaacagtacgttttgagcaatatttactattatttcgtggctgctcaaaatgtgtcccacattttcgtcaccaccgtcagatatttataaaaggcaataaaatcaggcaactacaaggtcaactacattcttgaggacctcattttcaaaccttcagccgtactgcatgctttaagatcactcaagctcccattagtttgctattttctcttaaagttgttcatatttttggacactgctactgtcacaaccataacatgttaacaccgtctcttttgtatccaaaatattagattagattataaaataaatgtatactttttaagaagaggtttgaagtagccagcaataggatgcaaacagggtggataatgtgaacaattcatgCATATCATGTGAAAGAGTAGATTTTTGTCACCACCGTCAGTTGTCACCCTCCGTCAGGTTTTCTGCTTAACGGTGGTGAAAAAAGCCTCCAAATGGTCCTCAACGGAGGCTTTTTGGACCAAATAGTTAAATTAAGTTGTCAAGCAAGACTTGAGTGgtattcattttggaattttatgttgtaatgaaaccactgtcaacaccgtcagattagtgtcacaccgtcagattcattttttatttgttttaaataaatatgcttacaatatgtttcttcagtggtgtagttattaaagtaatagtctgttttaattcaaaaatatggttgttggaTTAAAAAAGCATACTTTTTCTATTTCGGCCTAAAAAAACGTTGTATAAGTACTGGAAaaatgcctattttatgaaaaaaatacaaaaaggggaGGTTGCACCGGTACATTGCTGAGCAGCTAAGACCTTAGTCTATAATGACATACCTTCAGATTTTGTAATttaactaacttttttttttcaaaattaaaacctgttttaggcaaattctcaagaatcagtgatgggaaagtggtgctaaatttccataaactttaaaaccgtccgtttgtaagcaaaatcaagaaatacgatattttagtttgtttaccgttacctagcaaccacatTAAAATATTAGCAGTCTCCCATTTCTACACCATGGAGTGTAGTGTAGCGGAGATGAGATCAGGTTGCCGTGATCTAGGGTTCGAATCTCAGTTGTAAcaatgcctcttttttttgcatggcAAAGTaacgactctctcttttcttagatgacgttaccttgTGGCAATTAAGAGTTTGTGCTGTTtaaacctgtcaaagattgactagttatatttcagttatgagtataggcttcagtagttgtgagtagaaaggtttcttggtgttttgagcccccaacgttgtcttcaaggcagtgctgcctggaaggcgctgaggttaggcatgggttaaggttagggttaggagtaggattagtGCCTTTAAAAGTCAACAGTGGTAGCACCCGGGGTAAACAGTggtttgcacccgggtgtaaatattATTGTTGATTATACACTATTTACattcgggtgtaaatagtagcctaatgttcataatttgcacccgggtgcaaatagcatctgccaaAATGTTTCTGGGTCTATCCTTGTAACGTTGCCTCTTTGTTCTTATTTGTATCCAGTTGGTCTCCTGTTAAAGCACAGGTAGGATATGCAACTAACCTGAGGTTATGAGGATCATAGAAACATGATGATGCCGTCAATACCCAATCTTTTCGAATTATGGATCCTGAGCAGAGTTGGGTAAATGGAGCCAAGCCACTGGGGCTGAACTGTAAAGAGACAACCCATGGCCAATCACTGATGTTAACAGGAACGCCACCCACAAAACGCTTGACAGGACTTTCAGACGGGAATGTCATCTTTTGTTCTCTGTTGCCACAATCAACTGCAGAAAGGACAGAAAACAGACACAACAACGAAACAAAGTTAACGATACCCAAATCGAACATAAGGTTAAGCAAATAGGTCCGTGTACGTCGCCGCCATTCGATTTCCGTTCTGAGATGGGAAATCCAAAATCGGAAAACGACTCGGTCTCCGATTTTCGTTTTGAAATCAGAAAACGAAAAACGAGAAACGAACTGTTATCTGTTTCTTGTTTCAGCAGTACAGCTGTAGATGGGAATTCATTAATGGAAATAGGAAATAGGAACAGCTGCGCCGTTTTTTCATTACCGATTTTGCATTAGCCTGTCGTTCTATTTGACCCGGAAAAGAAGAGACATCTTTTTGCCGCaccatagtagcctaccaggcaGCTAGCAAATTAATATGTTACGTGCAGCAGCCGTGCCCGTGTAATGATAGTCAGAGGCTACTGTCCAAATATTACACCcatttactgtctatgattacCCCCATAACTGtcgacgactgaaaataaaatgtgacgAACAAAAAGCCTCAGTGTGCTTAGGCACCTATTCTAGCCTTTTAATCAaattaatgtagcctatgatAATAAAGTTGTGtgtcatgttattgaaagagATGAGACACAGTAGAGTTTGTTGGCCATTCATCTACAAATGTTTTTCTTATAATGCAAATGACAGTTTGTAAGGGTAAAGCCAGTGCCGCAAGTTTTGGGCATAAGGTCCATCTagtgaaactttgaatttagtcagacctgtaTAGAAGAATAGCAATGTTGACTATTACTAGCTTATACACTCATATCGAGAAGAATGCATGACGGAAATAACTTTGGACTGGATAATTAACCTGACCAGAAAGGTCCTACGTTTAGCTGTTCGCTAGGTTTTAACTTGTTGGTATGTGGCTAACAGCAGTTGTTAATGTGATCATGTAAGTAAGGTGATGGGACACGGTCATGAGttcatgctttgtttttatcGCTGATAATATGACAACCGATATCCCgtgctattcatgggtttcatcaagtccctttccacaggtgggttaatcaagcaccatgcagtagCCTACCCATTCATAATCAAAGtgtttgattttatacacctgtgaaaagggacctgatgaaacccatgaataggctattcgTTAAATGACTGCACGTTTTAAATGATTGTCATACGGTCTCTGCTACTTCCGCTTAATTTTGAGCAGTAGGCCTACGATTTTAGATCTCCTGCTGCCTCCAGTAGGCTATGAAAGCTAGGACCGAACCGCTAAAAGAGAGTGCTGTCCACTGTAAACCTAAACGAGTGCGTAATGCGCGCTGGCTGCATCTTTGACGGGTGCAATGTGAGGCTGCAGTGCAAGACGGGGCTTTGATTAAaacatggaaataatttcataatGACCCAGAATTTCTGTCAACTCTTTCAAAtcacagtgtttttttccccactcgGTTAACTGTGGAAAACAAACGCACAACCAATTGAATTGGTGGAGTAAGGAGTGCCCAGCCTATTTGTGGCTTGTTTGTGCCAAGCTAAGATGAAACTTACATTCAACTGGTGCAACTTCTAGTTAAGTCTTGGAAtaaatagcctagcctatagcAACCGCTACCGCAAAAGACTACAACGTTCAAGTTCTAACCAGCAAACCTTCCGGTTGAAAAGGGAGATATTAATGCAAAATCGGTTATGAAAAAACGGCCCAGTAGCCTAATCCTATTCCCTATTTTCATTCATAAACTCATAAAAGGAAATCAGATATTGGATTTAATTCCCATTTCCAGTTTTTACTACTGAAACAAGAAACAGATAACAGTTCGTTTCTGGTTTTTCGTTTTCTGATTTCAAAACGAAAATCGGAGAACGATCGTATTCCGATTTTTGATTTCCCATTTCAAAACGGAAATCGAATGGCGGCGACGTACACGGACCCAAATACGTTCCCTACTTAACGTTAACTTTAGCCTGTCTGCATGTTAACTGACGTGACCAGGTGTCCTCGGTTTCAGGAGACAGTccctgtttttggttgcctgtccccaggaaaatacagaaaaaacacCTATGTCCCCGTGATTTGAAGATAACACTTTTATGCATTTCAATCAGATATAGTCAAACTA from Sardina pilchardus chromosome 12, fSarPil1.1, whole genome shotgun sequence encodes:
- the LOC134098219 gene encoding serine protease hepsin-like, which produces MNICGKFLCLAAVGSLCVILYLGVIEEAAFDLEIDCGNREQKMTFPSESPVKRFVGGVPVNISDWPWVVSLQFSPSGLAPFTQLCSGSIIRKDWVLTASSCFYDPHNLRNVSNWRVVTGSSQLNDHDPYVQTSAVDDFVLNKDYHPESSSNDIALVKLTTPLIFNGTVDRVCIPDRMNVEKYKYGTCHIAGYDDYGVLKENPVAIFSNSLCNMRTWLKYKVSADMFCAGTTYGGVDGCKESVGGPLMCFVPTTGRHYVRGLRIVTKKCGVIRRPNIYLQVSKYYHWIARSVDHYYMYGNNLQH